One Vespa velutina chromosome 12, iVesVel2.1, whole genome shotgun sequence DNA window includes the following coding sequences:
- the LOC124953499 gene encoding longitudinals lacking protein, isoforms A/B/D/L-like: protein MEDSKDFDCEEEKPLVARRRRSSSLRDMNRHTCSRCSKSYIHAWHLKRHTKFECGQEPKIQCPYCAARMKQRGHVYRHIRQCHRGQSVYVIDLN, encoded by the coding sequence ATGGAGGATTCTAAGGATTTCGATTGCGAGGAAGAGAAGCCATTGGTCGctagaagacgaagaagttCATCTTTGCGTGACATGAACAGGCACACGTGTTCGAGGTGTTCGAAAAGCTACATACACGCATGGCATCTTAAAAGGCATACCAAATTTGAATGTGGACAGGAACCGAAAATACAATGTCCTTATTGTGCTGCTAGGATGAAACAACGTGGACACGTTTATAGACATATTAGACAGTGTCATCGTGGACAAAGCGTTTACGTTATCGATttgaattga